In Isachenkonia alkalipeptolytica, the sequence CGGCCAATGCATGCTCTTCAGTAAAGGCTTTCCGATAGGGTCGGTCATCGGTCATGGCATCAAAGGCATCCACGATGCATAACATCCTGGATAATTGAGGGATTTCTTCTACTGCTAAACCTTCAGGATAGCCCCTTCCATCCCAGCGCTCATGATGGTAATGGATGGCTTTTGAAATCTCTTTCAATTTAGCCACATGGCCTAGGGCGCTTCCCCCATAAACCGGATGCTTTTTCACCTCTGCATATTCAGCTTCCGTTAACTTCGTTTTTTTATTGAGTATTTCTCTGGGAATCAAGGTTTTTCCAATATCATGTACCATGCCCGCATAGTAAGCTTTTGCTAAAGCTTCTTCCGTCAGACCAATCTGTTTCCCAAATTCGCTTGTTAAGTCGGCCACGTTTTCACTGTGGTTATTGGTATAGGCATCATGGGTTGAGAGCAACTCGACCATGGCTTTAATAATCCCTTCCCTTGTGGCTTTATGAAATTCTTCCATCTCTTTTTCTTTTTTACTTAGCATATTACGAAAACGACTTTTCTCATTGGTAAAACCGTTAATATTTTGCAACCAGGCTTGAACTTGATATTTCGCAATTTCATTATTTTTATATCCTTCCGGTTCTATATAAAAAGGATTTTGATGCATGGTGTTTTGCCATATCAAATAGGGGTGCAGTTGAATAATATTAATGATCATTTCATCAGAAAACTTCGTCATGTTATATCTGCAAAGGGCGGTTACGGGATAACGATCAAAAATCTGTTCATTTAATTTCCACTCATACTCAA encodes:
- a CDS encoding HD domain-containing phosphohydrolase; this encodes MSINTAIEEAMQIQSGEHMVILYEQEEEMVEYLSAYIHSSLIHNKRCIYITNGDMDESIVLERVESLSLGREQSGDFIVLNKEEAYSKEGRFNPDKMIDFLRTLVEEAIAEGYSGLAVTGEISWVMDYENGRELIIEYEWKLNEQIFDRYPVTALCRYNMTKFSDEMIINIIQLHPYLIWQNTMHQNPFYIEPEGYKNNEIAKYQVQAWLQNINGFTNEKSRFRNMLSKKEKEMEEFHKATREGIIKAMVELLSTHDAYTNNHSENVADLTSEFGKQIGLTEEALAKAYYAGMVHDIGKTLIPREILNKKTKLTEAEYAEVKKHPVYGGSALGHVAKLKEISKAIHYHHERWDGRGYPEGLAVEEIPQLSRMLCIVDAFDAMTDDRPYRKAFTEEHALAEISACAGKQIDPVLAGQFIAMIKENNAKGESCQRTKHCKLT